The Platichthys flesus chromosome 10, fPlaFle2.1, whole genome shotgun sequence genome includes a window with the following:
- the foxg1a gene encoding forkhead box protein G1 encodes MLDMGERKEVKMIPKSSFSINSLVPEAVQSDNQQHQHQNLHQNQHHLHQTHLLHRPGAADEPEQKAPLPAAQPEPKPEPKSDASGQESCPDEKEKPEEKKEAKEADGGAGAKDGDKKSGKYEKPPFSYNALIMMAIRQSPEKRLTLNGIYEFIMKNFPYYRENKQGWQNSIRHNLSLNKCFVKVPRHYDDPGKGNYWMLDPSSDDVFIGGTTGKLRRRSTTSRAKLAFKRGARLTSGLTFMDRAGSLYWPMSPFLSLHHPRAGGALGYNGTSSAYPAHPMSYSTMLAQNMGSSHSSFPSSNGLSMDRLVGGDLPYATHHLTAAALAASAVPCGLSVPCSGATYSLNPCSVNLLSGQTSYFFPHVPHPSMTPQSGGSLQAARASASNSPQAPSSSSLSCDSLRPALSGSLPAFSSGLSGSLSDYFSHQNQGSTSNPLIH; translated from the coding sequence ATGTTGGATATGGGAGAACGCAAAGAGGTGAAAATGATTCCGAAGTCCTCGTTCAGTATAAACAGTTTGGTGCCCGAGGCCGTGCAGAGCGacaaccagcagcaccagcaccagaacctgcaccagAACCAGCACCACCTGCACCAGACCCACCTCCTGCACCGGCCCGGCGCTGCGGACGAGCCCGAGCAGAAGGCTCCTCTCCCGGCCGCCCAGCCGGAGCCGAAGCCGGAACCCAAGAGCGACGCGTCGGGTCAGGAGAGCTGCCCGGACGAGAAGGAGAAgccggaggagaagaaggaggcgaAGGAGGCGGACGGAGGCGCCGGAGCGAAGGACGGAGACAAGAAGAGCGGCAAGTACGAGAAGCCTCCGTTCAGCTACAACGCGCTGATCATGATGGCGATCCGCCAGAGCCCCGAGAAGCGCCTCACGCTCAACGGCATCTACGAGTTCATCATGAAGAACTTCCCGTACTACCGGGAGAACAAGCAGGGCTGGCAGAACTCCATCCGCCACAACCTCAGCCTCAATAAGTGCTTCGTCAAGGTGCCGCGGCACTACGACGACCCGGGCAAGGGCAACTACTGGATGCTGGACCCCAGCAGCGACGACGTGTTCATCGGCGGAACCACCGGGAAGCTCCGGCGGAGGTCCACCACGTCCCGGGCCAAGCTGGCCTTCAAGCGGGGAGCGCGGCTGACCTCCGGGCTGACCTTCATGGACCGGGCCGGCTCCCTGTACTGGCCCATGTCCCCCTTCCTGTCCCTGCACCACCCGCGGGCCGGCGGCGCCCTGGGCTACAACGGGACCTCCTCGGCCTACCCGGCGCACCCCATGTCCTACAGCACCATGCTGGCCCAGAACATGGGCAGCAGCCACTCCTCGTTCCCGTCGTCCAACGGGCTGAGCATGGACCGGCTGGTCGGCGGGGATCTGCCCTACGCCACGCACCACCTGACGGCCGCGGCCCTGGCGGCCTCGGCGGTGCCCTGCGGCCTCTCCGTGCCCTGCTCCGGGGCCACGTACTCCCTGAACCCGTGCTCGGTCAACCTGCTGTCCGGGCAGACCAGTTACTTTTTCCCGCACGTCCCGCACCCTTCCATGACCCCACAGAGCGGCGGCTCCCTGCAGGCCGCCCGGGCTTCGGCCTCCAACTCCCCGCAggctccgtcctcctcctcgctgtcctGTGACTCTCTGCGGCCGGCCCTGTCCGGCTCGCTGCCGGCCTTCTCCTCGGGACTTTCCGGGAGTTTGTCTGATTATTTTTCTCATCAAAACCAGGGGTCGACCTCCAACCCGCTGATACACTAA